The following proteins are co-located in the Gordonia polyisoprenivorans genome:
- a CDS encoding oxygenase MpaB family protein, with protein MTTQDAAALGNSGPLGNSAALGDSPLAHDSALEANLAAPAPDTEFLPRAARMSRAELDALPAANMEMLGIATLAGPANVIMQLALPAVGYGVYESQVDSGNLFKHPVKRTRTTLAYLAVAASGDPKVRKAYRRAVGRSHAKVRSTPESPVKYNAFDPELQLWVAACLYKGWEDVQRIFGDPDAITEEAYQAGAVMGTTLQMPREMWPATRADFDDYWNGMIDRLEIDPVIREHLMSIARMEFAHPIVSRLFGWHSEIFTLGFLPEGFRAAMGIEMKPWQQRFFDVHNAIARAIIQRLPKPLRAFPFNLLLADVKWRMRTKRPLV; from the coding sequence ATGACCACACAAGACGCCGCAGCACTCGGCAATTCAGGGCCACTCGGTAATTCAGCGGCACTCGGCGATTCACCACTGGCGCACGACAGCGCCCTCGAGGCCAACCTCGCCGCTCCCGCCCCGGATACCGAATTCCTGCCGCGCGCGGCGCGGATGTCGCGTGCCGAGCTCGACGCCCTGCCCGCGGCGAACATGGAGATGCTGGGCATCGCGACGCTGGCCGGTCCGGCCAACGTGATCATGCAGCTGGCGCTGCCGGCCGTCGGCTACGGCGTCTACGAGAGCCAGGTGGATTCGGGCAACCTGTTCAAGCATCCGGTCAAGCGCACCCGCACCACGCTCGCCTACCTCGCGGTCGCGGCCAGCGGCGATCCCAAGGTGCGCAAGGCCTATCGCCGCGCGGTCGGACGCTCGCACGCCAAGGTGCGCTCCACACCCGAGAGCCCGGTGAAGTACAACGCCTTCGATCCCGAGCTGCAACTGTGGGTTGCGGCCTGCCTCTACAAGGGCTGGGAGGACGTGCAGCGCATCTTCGGCGACCCCGACGCGATCACCGAGGAGGCTTACCAGGCCGGTGCCGTCATGGGCACCACCTTGCAGATGCCACGAGAGATGTGGCCGGCGACCCGCGCCGACTTCGACGACTACTGGAACGGCATGATCGATCGGCTCGAGATCGATCCGGTCATCCGCGAGCACCTCATGTCGATCGCTCGCATGGAGTTCGCCCACCCGATCGTCTCCCGGCTGTTCGGGTGGCATTCGGAGATCTTCACCCTCGGCTTCTTGCCCGAGGGCTTCCGCGCCGCCATGGGCATCGAGATGAAGCCGTGGCAGCAGCGATTCTTCGACGTGCACAACGCGATTGCCCGCGCGATCATCCAACGCCTGCCGAAGCCCTTGCGCGCCTTCCCGTTCAACCTGCTGCTCGCCGACGTGAAGTGGCGAATGCGGACCAAGCGCCCGCTGGTCTGA